One Aquisediminimonas profunda genomic region harbors:
- a CDS encoding cystathionine gamma-synthase family protein — protein MTDETQRRRPKASVRAIGNRRLQPNTLMMGHGFDPALSEGSLKPPIFLTSTFVFENAAAGKRHFEGVTGKRPGGAEGLVYSRFNGPNQEIAEDRLGVWEDAEDALTFSSGMSAIATVLLAFVQPGDVIVHSAPLYAATETLIGRILGKFGVKWLDFPAGATPEEIDAVVEKAQALGRVALIYLESPANPTNVLVDVEAVANVRDTRFGTGEDRPPIVIDNTFLGPLWHKPLAHGADIVVYSLTKYAGGHSDLVAGGALGSKAHINTIRSMRNTIGTILDPNSAWMLLRSLETLELRMSRAGENAAKICAWLKDQPKVEKIVYLGFPENERQADIYRRHCTGAGSTFSLYLKGGEREAFAFLDALKIAKLAVSLGGTETLASCPAAMTHLSVPDDRKAALGITPNMVRISIGVEDADDLIADFEQALAEI, from the coding sequence AAACGCAGCGCCGTCGTCCCAAGGCCAGTGTCAGGGCGATCGGCAATCGCAGGCTCCAGCCAAACACGCTTATGATGGGGCATGGTTTCGATCCGGCTCTCTCTGAAGGGTCGCTCAAACCCCCGATCTTTCTTACCTCGACCTTTGTCTTCGAGAACGCGGCGGCCGGTAAACGCCATTTCGAAGGCGTGACGGGAAAGCGGCCCGGCGGCGCCGAAGGCCTCGTCTATTCGCGGTTCAACGGACCGAATCAGGAGATTGCCGAGGACCGGCTGGGCGTGTGGGAAGATGCCGAAGATGCCTTGACCTTTTCCAGTGGCATGTCCGCGATTGCGACCGTGCTGCTGGCCTTTGTCCAGCCTGGGGATGTAATCGTCCATTCGGCGCCGCTCTATGCGGCAACAGAAACGCTGATCGGGCGGATCCTCGGAAAGTTCGGCGTGAAGTGGCTCGACTTTCCGGCCGGCGCGACGCCTGAGGAGATCGATGCTGTCGTGGAAAAGGCGCAGGCTCTCGGCCGCGTTGCGCTAATCTATCTCGAAAGCCCGGCCAACCCGACCAATGTCCTCGTCGATGTCGAAGCTGTGGCCAATGTCCGCGACACCCGGTTCGGAACGGGCGAGGATCGGCCCCCGATCGTGATCGACAATACCTTCCTCGGGCCGCTCTGGCACAAGCCACTGGCGCATGGCGCGGACATCGTCGTCTACAGCCTCACCAAATATGCCGGTGGTCACAGCGATCTTGTCGCGGGCGGTGCGCTGGGATCGAAGGCACATATCAACACCATCCGGTCGATGCGCAACACAATCGGGACGATCCTTGATCCCAACAGTGCGTGGATGTTGCTCCGAAGCCTCGAAACGCTCGAACTGAGAATGAGCCGCGCCGGGGAAAATGCCGCGAAGATCTGCGCCTGGCTCAAGGACCAGCCCAAGGTGGAAAAGATCGTCTATCTGGGCTTCCCCGAGAATGAACGTCAGGCCGATATCTACCGGCGCCACTGCACAGGCGCGGGTTCGACCTTCTCGCTCTACCTGAAGGGCGGCGAACGCGAGGCCTTTGCCTTTCTCGACGCGCTGAAGATCGCCAAGCTTGCCGTCAGCCTTGGCGGGACGGAAACATTGGCCAGCTGCCCGGCCGCGATGACGCACCTGTCTGTACCCGACGATCGCAAGGCCGCACTCGGCATCACGCCGAACATGGTGCGAATCTCCATCGGAGTCGAGGATGCGGATGACCTGATTGCCGATTTCGAACAGGCCCTGGCGGAAATATGA
- a CDS encoding HAD family hydrolase, with amino-acid sequence MQHIAIYDMDKTITRQATFGPFLFYAAWRYKPWRILLAPALVVTILAYGLKLLNRAQLKEINLSLMLGRRIDAAALARISAGFAGRTLTRNVFRAALDRIDADRADGYRIVIASASYAFYVSQVARLLGTDAVATQATPVNHDVTPKIAGENCYGEAKLEMVKDWMKAQSIAREHAYIRFYSDHASDAPCLEWADEAFAANPHGTLRSLATKRGWAILDWD; translated from the coding sequence ATGCAGCACATCGCAATTTACGACATGGACAAGACAATCACGAGACAGGCAACGTTCGGGCCGTTCCTGTTCTATGCTGCCTGGCGCTACAAGCCCTGGCGGATCTTGCTGGCACCTGCACTTGTTGTCACGATCCTGGCCTATGGCTTGAAGCTGCTCAACCGCGCGCAGTTGAAGGAAATCAATCTTTCATTGATGTTGGGCCGGCGGATCGATGCTGCGGCGCTGGCGCGGATTTCCGCCGGATTTGCCGGCCGGACCCTCACACGCAATGTGTTTCGGGCGGCGCTGGACCGGATCGATGCCGATCGGGCCGACGGGTATCGCATTGTCATCGCCAGTGCCTCCTATGCCTTTTACGTGTCGCAAGTGGCCCGATTGCTTGGAACCGACGCAGTCGCCACGCAGGCGACGCCGGTCAATCATGACGTCACCCCGAAGATTGCCGGAGAAAATTGCTACGGTGAGGCCAAGCTTGAAATGGTCAAGGACTGGATGAAGGCCCAGTCCATCGCCCGTGAACACGCCTACATCCGATTCTATTCGGATCACGCCTCGGACGCGCCCTGCCTTGAATGGGCAGACGAGGCCTTCGCCGCCAACCCGCACGGCACGTTGCGGTCGCTGGCGACGAAGCGCGGCTGGGCAATTCTGGACTGGGATTGA
- a CDS encoding ABC transporter permease, translating into MPEPDILKADFVEDMDGDVPVLRFTGRLTLPRLDDLPRRLEGLGRSPKRIDLTHIQRIDTVGAWIVHKLATENDAEIVGLDANGQTLLRQVERSDKPVLMRPEPFNPFLRVLDEIGDATVIAAQTMLGLLSFFGAILIATWSVIRHPHRFRINAVIQRFELVGVKALFIVGLMSFLIGIVIAQQGAVQLRQFGAESLTVNLIGRITTRELGVLMTAIMVAGRSGSAFAAQLGTMKLTEEVDAMRTIGVSPIEALVLPRLLATTLMMPLLGFFSMIVAMIGGGIFCWLSLDLPPLTYIQRLREVIPMTDLWVGLTKAPVFGAIIAISGCFQGMQVKGNAEEVGLRTTSAVVQAIFLVIVLDAFFAVFFTSIGWD; encoded by the coding sequence ATGCCGGAACCGGACATTCTCAAGGCCGATTTTGTAGAGGACATGGACGGTGATGTGCCGGTCCTGCGCTTCACTGGCCGTTTGACGCTGCCGCGTCTGGATGACTTGCCACGCCGGCTGGAAGGCCTCGGCAGGTCGCCCAAGCGGATCGACCTGACGCACATCCAGCGGATCGACACGGTCGGCGCCTGGATTGTTCACAAGCTCGCGACGGAGAATGACGCCGAAATCGTCGGGCTCGACGCCAATGGCCAGACCCTCCTGCGTCAGGTGGAACGCTCGGACAAGCCCGTTCTGATGCGACCGGAGCCATTCAATCCGTTCCTGCGCGTGCTGGATGAAATTGGCGATGCGACCGTGATTGCCGCTCAGACGATGCTGGGGCTGTTGTCTTTCTTTGGCGCGATCCTGATCGCAACCTGGTCAGTCATTCGTCACCCGCATCGCTTCAGGATCAACGCCGTGATCCAGCGGTTCGAACTTGTCGGGGTCAAGGCCCTCTTCATTGTCGGCCTGATGAGTTTCCTGATCGGGATTGTCATTGCGCAACAGGGCGCCGTGCAGCTTCGCCAGTTCGGCGCCGAATCACTGACCGTGAACCTGATAGGCCGAATCACCACGCGTGAACTTGGCGTGTTGATGACCGCCATCATGGTGGCGGGGCGATCGGGCTCCGCTTTTGCAGCGCAGCTGGGGACCATGAAGCTGACCGAGGAGGTCGATGCAATGCGCACGATCGGTGTTTCGCCAATCGAAGCGCTTGTTCTGCCCCGCTTGCTGGCAACAACGCTGATGATGCCGCTGCTCGGCTTCTTCTCTATGATCGTTGCGATGATCGGCGGCGGGATTTTCTGCTGGCTTTCGCTCGACCTTCCTCCGCTGACCTATATCCAGCGGTTGCGCGAAGTCATTCCGATGACCGATCTCTGGGTCGGACTGACCAAGGCCCCGGTCTTTGGGGCGATCATTGCGATTTCGGGATGCTTTCAGGGCATGCAGGTCAAGGGCAATGCCGAAGAGGTCGGCCTGAGAACAACCTCTGCCGTGGTGCAAGCCATTTTCCTTGTCATTGTCCTTGATGCCTTTTTCGCGGTCTTTTTCACGTCGATCGGTTGGGATTGA
- a CDS encoding ABC transporter ATP-binding protein has product MNRDDPIAISVRGLKNSFGPQVVHEGLDLDVRNGEILGVVGGSGTGKSVLMRSIIGLQHPDEGEVLVFGESMLDKDELEALDIRRRWGVLFQGGALFSTLTVAENIQVPLREYYPELSESLLDEIAAYKVVMSGLPPDAGPKYPAELSGGMRKRAGLARALALDPTLLFLDEPTAGLDPIGAAAFDSLTQSLQKTLGFTVFLITHDLDTLYAICDRVAVLADRKVIGVGTIPELLAMDHPWIQEYFNGPRGRAATAAVDRNSETRA; this is encoded by the coding sequence ATGAACAGGGACGATCCCATTGCCATCAGCGTGCGCGGTCTGAAGAACAGCTTCGGGCCGCAGGTCGTGCATGAAGGCCTGGATCTCGATGTACGCAACGGCGAAATCCTGGGTGTTGTCGGCGGATCGGGGACCGGCAAATCGGTGCTGATGCGGTCGATCATTGGCTTGCAACACCCCGATGAGGGCGAAGTCCTTGTTTTTGGCGAATCCATGCTGGACAAGGACGAACTCGAGGCGCTCGATATCCGGCGGCGCTGGGGCGTGCTGTTTCAGGGGGGTGCCCTGTTTTCCACATTGACGGTGGCCGAGAATATCCAGGTGCCGCTTCGGGAATATTATCCCGAGCTTTCGGAATCGCTGCTCGATGAAATTGCAGCCTACAAGGTGGTCATGTCCGGCTTGCCGCCCGACGCGGGGCCGAAATATCCTGCCGAGCTGTCCGGGGGCATGCGCAAGAGGGCCGGTCTGGCCCGCGCCCTGGCGCTGGACCCGACCCTTTTGTTTCTCGATGAACCGACAGCGGGACTCGATCCCATCGGGGCGGCCGCGTTCGATTCGCTGACGCAGAGCTTGCAGAAGACGCTTGGCTTCACGGTCTTTCTGATCACGCACGATCTCGATACGCTTTATGCTATATGCGACAGGGTGGCCGTGCTGGCAGACAGGAAAGTGATCGGCGTGGGCACGATTCCGGAGCTGCTGGCGATGGATCATCCCTGGATACAGGAATATTTCAACGGACCCCGCGGGCGCGCAGCAACGGCGGCGGTTGATCGCAACAGCGAAACAAGGGCATGA
- a CDS encoding MlaD family protein has translation METRSNHILVGGVVLGLLVALAGFIVWLAGINGGLTKSYDIFFQQSVEGLSQGGTVTYAGVPSGQVKHIELWRDNPGFVRVRIEVKSETPILQGTTASLQGSFTGPSSILLDGALKGAPPIADIGPAGVPVIPTKRSGLGALLNNAPQLLERISTLTERLTELLNDKNQKSLSGILENTNRLTATLARNGPQIEATLAETRATIKSAGLAADELAKLAGTTNSLMDSDGRPMVAELRKTATQAQKSLATLDAVLSEARPGVQTLSNQTIPEIGQLVRDLRTMSEALGSVATKLDQGGAGALIGAPQLPDYKPGRRSK, from the coding sequence ATGGAGACACGTTCCAACCATATCCTTGTCGGCGGGGTCGTGCTCGGCCTGCTGGTCGCGCTTGCCGGGTTCATCGTCTGGCTTGCCGGGATCAACGGCGGCCTCACGAAAAGCTATGATATTTTCTTCCAGCAATCTGTCGAGGGACTGTCTCAGGGCGGGACCGTGACCTATGCCGGCGTGCCGTCAGGCCAGGTCAAGCATATCGAACTTTGGCGTGACAATCCGGGATTTGTCCGTGTCCGCATCGAAGTGAAGAGCGAAACCCCGATCCTGCAGGGCACAACCGCAAGCCTTCAGGGCAGCTTTACCGGCCCGTCCTCGATCCTGCTTGATGGAGCATTGAAAGGTGCGCCGCCGATCGCCGATATCGGCCCTGCCGGTGTGCCGGTTATCCCGACCAAGCGGTCGGGGCTCGGCGCACTCCTGAACAATGCCCCGCAACTGCTCGAACGCATTTCGACGCTGACCGAGCGGCTGACCGAATTGCTCAATGACAAGAACCAGAAAAGCCTGTCCGGCATTCTCGAAAACACCAATCGATTGACCGCGACCTTGGCGCGCAACGGCCCACAGATCGAAGCGACGCTCGCTGAGACGCGCGCAACGATCAAATCGGCGGGCCTTGCGGCCGACGAACTCGCAAAACTCGCCGGGACGACGAACAGTTTGATGGACAGTGATGGTCGGCCAATGGTGGCCGAGTTGCGCAAGACAGCGACACAGGCCCAGAAGAGCCTGGCCACCCTTGACGCTGTTCTGAGCGAAGCCCGGCCGGGTGTTCAGACACTGTCCAACCAGACCATTCCCGAAATCGGGCAGCTCGTCCGTGATCTGAGGACCATGTCAGAGGCGCTGGGGTCTGTTGCAACAAAGCTCGATCAAGGAGGGGCAGGGGCCTTGATCGGTGCGCCGCAACTCCCTGACTACAAGCCCGGGAGACGC